The genomic stretch TATCTTCCCGTAATACGGCTACATTCTCTTGAATTAAACGCTCCATCGTATTCAAACAAGCGTTTAAACCAGCCGCAAATTCCCAACGAGAAGTAGCGCGGTTGCCTCGGAATGTCCGGTCAGGATAACCGACAATACAACCATAACGTTCAACCAAACTCCGCAACGCTTCATAAGCCCAGTCAGTAGGAGATACGTCCCGTAATTCACTGACACTGGTTACTTGGTCGTTGGAGTTGGTTACGCCTTCTTCACCGTAATTTTCCAGTTGATTGATTAATTGATCGTCTTTGAGTTGAGCAATTTCAAACCCGGCGGTTGCCTTTTCGGGGGTTTGAGCTTGTGTTTTGCTCTCTACTGCGGTTGCCGCAGATGAGATAGTTAGAGCAACTCCTAAGAACGCTGGAGTGACCAGCAATGATTTCCATAATAATTTTAGCATTTTCAGCTTTTCCTCACACCTTAGATTGACTACAAAATTTATAGTCTTACTTATCTCAATATTATACACAGCTTTTTTAAATCGTCACGGGGATGATTTATTTTTTTTTGTAGGTTGACTTTAGGCTCTCTAACTGCCTTAAATATGGACAAGTAAGACTTTTAACTTGGATTTAATCGATTGAGTTTAGCTGTGTACAGTATCGATAACTCTAGAATGACTCAATTATAGGGGATCTGACATTAAATTTTTATAAAGAGATATAGTTCATCAAAACCATACGTAAATATAAGTAGTATAAGCAGTAGTAAAAAATAATAATCTTAAGTGATACTGCGGATGACAGTTTGGGAATACTCATCGTACCATAGTTTAAAAGCTAAATATTTTTTTAACTTTTTTGTTTTCTATCTTCTTCTCACACTAAAAATATGGAATTACAATCTCTTGAGCTTGCTGCTCATAAGTCTGATTTGAGCAGCAATCACGGGCTATTTTGCCTTGAAAAGAATCAGGGTAGTAATGATGATCTTTGTTTTAATAGTTTAGGGGAAGTTCTTGCTTATTGGGCTAAGGTAAAACCTGATGGTAAGGCATACACTATGCTGAATGCCAACGGTTTAGAAGATAGTTGCATTACCTATGGAGAGTTACATTCTCAAGCTCTTAATGTAGCCCGATGCCTATTATCTCAAGGACTGCGATCGCGTAATGTCGTTCTTCTTTATCCACCTGGGATTGAATTCATTGTGGGATTCTTTGGTTGTCTGTATGCGGGTGTTGTGCCTGCACCTATCCATACACCAAAACGTAATCGTTCCAACCAAAAGATTGCCAATCTTGTTCTGTGTGCTAATGCAGCAGCCATCTTGCTTCCTGAAGCTCAAAAGCAAGAATTTCGTAATATTTTGATGAAAGAAGAAAATTGGCCTAAGGATCTGATGTATGTTTCAACAGATGCGATCAGTGAATTACCGACTTATGGAGAGGGTCAACTCCCAAAAATTGATGGTTCGATGCTTGCCTTCTTGCAGTTTACCTCTGGTTCTACCTCATTACCGAAAGGTGTGATGATTAGCCATCAAAATTGTCTCAATAATATTGAGATGATTGTCTCAATGAGTCAGATAACATCTTCTTGCACGACGGTATCTTGGCTTCCCCATCATCACGATCTAGGATTAGTCGCCCATTTATTACACAGTATCTACAGTGGGGGACACTGTGTAATACTTGCACCAACTACTTTTGTCTCCCAACCCATCCAGTGGTTACGGGCCATCACTAAATACCGTGCCGAATATACGGGGGGTCCCAACTTTGCCTATCAACTATGTATTGATAAGATTCCTACTACGGAGCAGCAAAACCTCGATCTATCTTCCTTACGCATGGTAATTAATGCTGCAGAACCAGTCAATCCACAAACCCTATGGGATTTCAGTCAAAAGTTTGCCAAGAATGGATTTAAATCCCAGATGTTCCTTCCTGCTTATGGTATGGCTGAAGCGACAGTCTTCATATCTTCTGGATTTGTAGATGGAGAGCCAGTTTTTAAGACGGTTGACTGGACAAAATTAAGTACAGATAATATAGCTAGTGATCCCATCAATGGAGCCAAAGAAAAGGTTTTTATCGGTTGTGGTCACGCTTGGCTGGATCAAGAGGTTCATATTTTCAATCCTGATCTTAGTTATAAAGTGCCGCCTAATCATATCGGCGAGATTTGGGTAACAGGTTCTAATGTGATGTCTGGTTATTACAACAATTCAGAAGCTACTGCCAAGACTCTTGTTTCTGTGGAAGGGGATCACCGACTTTACTTGCGTACTGGTGATCTGGGCTTTATGGATGACAAAGGCGAACTTTACATCACTGGCCGACTCAAAGATATGATGATCATCAACGGGGTAAATTATTACCCTCAAGACATTGAACTGTGTGTCGAACAAGCACATCGTGACATTCGCTCCAGTGGTGTCATTGCTTTTAGTGTGTCAGGTGCCACAGGTGAGGAATTAGTGATTGTTGCTGAGTTGAACAAAGCGGGCATAACTAAGATGAAGCAATCTGGTTATTTAGAAGAATTAGTTGAAGCTATTAGTTCAAAGGTTGGGGAACAATTTGAACTCTCTTTAAATCAACTTATTTTCTTAAAAATTGGGCGTATACCTAAAACATCTAGTGGCAAACTTCGGAGACAGCAATGCAAACAAGAGTGTTTACAAGGCATTCCTGATGCACTAGCAACATGGACTCAATATGACTCCACAAATCAATCTCAAGAGGCAGTTGATACCGAAAACCTAGAAAAGACATTTCAAGAGATCATGTCTATGGGTTTTACCCATTTAAAAGTTTTTACCAATCTGATCAAGATATTGACCAATGAATATGAGGTAAAAATGGTTGATTTTGATCTTGAAAAATCCATGCTTGTTTATGGAATTGAATCTTCCCAACTGATGGAAATTCGTTGCCAACTAGAAAAGCAACTAGAATGTCCTATTCCGGTTGAAGTATTTTCTCAAGAAAATAATGTGAAAGGTCTGCTTAATGACATTGTTTGTGCCATGTTTAATCACAATAATTAATCAATTTCAAGGAAACATTAATATGTTGAATATCGAAAAAACGTTTGACCAAATCACTGCGATGGGGCCAATGCATCTCAAGGTATTTACTTACATCATGCAGATGCTTACGGATCAATATCAAGTTTCAATGCTTGATTTTGACCTGGAAAAATCTATCTTTTTCTATGGTATCGATTCTTTAAAGATCATTGAAATTCATAGCACCCTTGAAGGACAATTAAATACTAAAATTCCTACTGAGGCTTTTTTCCAAGCAAATACTTTCAAAGAGATGATTGATGATATCGTCAAATCGATTTCTAATCAGGATGATCCTGGAGTTAAAACGAGCAACTATTCTTTACAAGCAGAAATTGAAGAAGCTTTAGAATATCTTCTTCGAGATCGTGGCGATGGTGCAACAGAAAACCAAGGCAGTCAGACTAATACTACATTATTGACTGGAGCATCAGGATTTGTCGGTACTTTTTTTCTCAAAGAACTGCTTGAACGCACTGATCTTAAAGTTTTTTGTTTGGTACGCGCTGCTGATGAAGAAGCTGGGTTAAAAAGGATTAAAAAGACAGCATTAAAATACAATGCTTTTCTGCCTAGTGGATGGGAAAACCGCGTACAAATCGTGATTGGTGATATGTCCAAAAAGCGGTTTGGACTGCCTGAAAGTGTCTATGAAGATTACGCACAAAAAATAGACAGTGTCTATCATGTTGCGGCAGTAGATAACTTTTATTTACCCTATAACATTATTAAGAAAACCAATGTTGTCGGAACTATTGAAGTAGCAGATTTTGCCTTGTTCCGAAAAGTTAAACCCTTCTATCATGTATCGAGTTGTGCCGTTTCTTTGCTTGAAAAATGCAGTGACCCTCCGACTATTATTGGTCTGGTCAATGGATATGCCCAAACTAAGTATGTAACGGAGCAGATTATCTTACGTTTGGCAGAAAAAGGATTACCTTGGATCAGTTTTCGCTTAGGATATTTATATACATTGGGAATTTCCGATGTTGATCTTGATCCCAATATTTCCTTGAATAAACTGCTTCAATTAGTTACTAAAACCTATGAAGGGGTTGAAGATGATTTCTTCATTGAAGCTGATGCTTTTGAGAATTTCCTCATGTCTATTTCTGAAATTGGCTGTGTCCCAGATATGGACGCTAATTTTGATCTCATACCTGTTGAATATGGGGCCAAAGCGATCATTAAGACCTCATTACTACCGATGAGTGAGAAAAAAGACTGTTATACTTTCTATAACCCTCATCCCCTCAATTGGTCTGATGTCATCAGCCACTTTAAAAAGATTGATAAACGGATTGAAACGGTTCCTTTGACAACATTTGTTGACAAGTATCAAGAGTATGTTCGACAGACCAATAACAACAGTATTAAGCTTTTGAAATCTGTAGTATCTCGTGAGTTAGATCAACAATTTAATACTATGTTCTGCAAGATTAATACAGATATTGTTAAGGAGGATATTCATTGGTGTCCCCCTTGCGAAAAGCAATTTACTAATACCTATGTGGATGTCGTTCTTAATGGATGATTTCTGAGTAAATGCCCCATTTTTTAACATTTATATTTTTACAATGGGGCATCAATACTCACTCGATATTGTTCTATAAATCCTAAGGAGATAATTTAATGACAGCAACAATTTCAACAACAATGTCACCCAAAAAACCCATTGATTTTGTTGAACGTAATAATCTGAAAGC from Aphanothece sacrum FPU1 encodes the following:
- a CDS encoding AMP-binding protein: MELQSLELAAHKSDLSSNHGLFCLEKNQGSNDDLCFNSLGEVLAYWAKVKPDGKAYTMLNANGLEDSCITYGELHSQALNVARCLLSQGLRSRNVVLLYPPGIEFIVGFFGCLYAGVVPAPIHTPKRNRSNQKIANLVLCANAAAILLPEAQKQEFRNILMKEENWPKDLMYVSTDAISELPTYGEGQLPKIDGSMLAFLQFTSGSTSLPKGVMISHQNCLNNIEMIVSMSQITSSCTTVSWLPHHHDLGLVAHLLHSIYSGGHCVILAPTTFVSQPIQWLRAITKYRAEYTGGPNFAYQLCIDKIPTTEQQNLDLSSLRMVINAAEPVNPQTLWDFSQKFAKNGFKSQMFLPAYGMAEATVFISSGFVDGEPVFKTVDWTKLSTDNIASDPINGAKEKVFIGCGHAWLDQEVHIFNPDLSYKVPPNHIGEIWVTGSNVMSGYYNNSEATAKTLVSVEGDHRLYLRTGDLGFMDDKGELYITGRLKDMMIINGVNYYPQDIELCVEQAHRDIRSSGVIAFSVSGATGEELVIVAELNKAGITKMKQSGYLEELVEAISSKVGEQFELSLNQLIFLKIGRIPKTSSGKLRRQQCKQECLQGIPDALATWTQYDSTNQSQEAVDTENLEKTFQEIMSMGFTHLKVFTNLIKILTNEYEVKMVDFDLEKSMLVYGIESSQLMEIRCQLEKQLECPIPVEVFSQENNVKGLLNDIVCAMFNHNN
- a CDS encoding SDR family oxidoreductase — protein: MLNIEKTFDQITAMGPMHLKVFTYIMQMLTDQYQVSMLDFDLEKSIFFYGIDSLKIIEIHSTLEGQLNTKIPTEAFFQANTFKEMIDDIVKSISNQDDPGVKTSNYSLQAEIEEALEYLLRDRGDGATENQGSQTNTTLLTGASGFVGTFFLKELLERTDLKVFCLVRAADEEAGLKRIKKTALKYNAFLPSGWENRVQIVIGDMSKKRFGLPESVYEDYAQKIDSVYHVAAVDNFYLPYNIIKKTNVVGTIEVADFALFRKVKPFYHVSSCAVSLLEKCSDPPTIIGLVNGYAQTKYVTEQIILRLAEKGLPWISFRLGYLYTLGISDVDLDPNISLNKLLQLVTKTYEGVEDDFFIEADAFENFLMSISEIGCVPDMDANFDLIPVEYGAKAIIKTSLLPMSEKKDCYTFYNPHPLNWSDVISHFKKIDKRIETVPLTTFVDKYQEYVRQTNNNSIKLLKSVVSRELDQQFNTMFCKINTDIVKEDIHWCPPCEKQFTNTYVDVVLNG